One stretch of Rhodospirillaceae bacterium DNA includes these proteins:
- a CDS encoding HD domain-containing protein, with protein sequence MQKLSRRAVLHYLSATVILAVYGVQVCPFLDTLSVTQLVVPILLALAVQFALRGPLRARFVDPAPYQNQTLMVFKCEYGLFLTSGIFLMIFNTLTYGFPLTSGLKIVVGLATLGFFASIDLALEWQRKLVEHFCKTGHHMQVDENYFPLTGKLGLFTSISVVAIMGVVVLVINKDLIWLREVGRTMSYETAQMLILGEIAFVIGVILAHVLNVIYSYVRNLRGFLESENGILKDASHGDLDGFVPVGTNDEFGVMAIHTNAMVKGLRDSNEEIRRTRDVSILTLASLAETRDNETGAHILRTQRYILVLAEHLREHPRFEGVLNDENIELLYKSAPLHDIGKVGIPDNILLKPGKLTVDEFEIMKTHPQLGAEALRVSEKELGSNSFLHFAREISLSHHEKWDGSGYPYGLKGDAIPVSGRLMALADVYDALISKRIYKEAFSHEQARDILLEGRGRHFDPDVLDAFVACEDEFIRIANEFSDHNYAERTAARADDELAIA encoded by the coding sequence ATTCAAAAACTGTCTCGGCGGGCTGTCCTGCACTACCTGAGCGCCACGGTTATTTTAGCCGTATACGGGGTTCAGGTATGCCCGTTTCTTGACACCCTGAGCGTAACCCAGTTGGTGGTGCCGATCCTGTTGGCCCTTGCCGTGCAATTTGCACTGCGCGGTCCGTTGCGAGCCCGCTTCGTTGATCCGGCACCCTACCAAAATCAGACCCTCATGGTTTTCAAATGTGAATACGGCCTGTTCCTGACCTCCGGCATTTTCCTGATGATTTTCAACACTTTGACCTATGGTTTCCCATTGACAAGCGGCCTGAAAATCGTCGTCGGTCTGGCGACCCTGGGTTTCTTTGCTTCCATTGACCTGGCGTTAGAGTGGCAGCGCAAGCTGGTCGAACATTTTTGCAAAACCGGCCATCACATGCAGGTTGATGAAAACTATTTTCCGCTGACCGGAAAGCTCGGCCTGTTTACTTCAATCAGTGTTGTCGCGATCATGGGCGTTGTCGTGCTGGTTATCAACAAGGACCTGATCTGGCTCAGGGAAGTTGGCCGAACGATGAGTTACGAGACCGCTCAAATGCTGATTTTGGGTGAAATCGCTTTTGTCATCGGTGTCATACTGGCCCATGTTCTGAACGTTATTTACTCTTACGTTCGCAACCTGCGCGGCTTTCTTGAAAGCGAAAACGGCATTCTTAAAGATGCTTCACATGGCGACCTGGACGGCTTTGTTCCGGTCGGCACCAACGATGAATTTGGGGTCATGGCCATTCACACCAACGCCATGGTCAAGGGATTGCGCGACAGTAACGAGGAAATTCGTCGCACCCGGGATGTTTCCATTCTGACCCTGGCCTCGCTGGCTGAAACCCGCGACAACGAAACCGGCGCTCACATCCTGCGCACCCAGCGCTATATTCTGGTGTTGGCCGAACATTTAAGGGAGCATCCGCGTTTCGAGGGCGTGTTGAACGATGAAAACATCGAGCTTCTGTACAAGTCAGCCCCCCTGCATGATATCGGCAAGGTCGGCATCCCTGACAATATCCTGCTCAAACCCGGCAAACTGACCGTCGATGAGTTTGAAATCATGAAGACCCACCCACAACTTGGGGCAGAGGCGCTCAGGGTTTCCGAAAAAGAACTGGGATCGAATTCATTTTTGCACTTCGCCCGTGAAATTAGCTTAAGTCACCACGAAAAATGGGACGGCAGCGGTTATCCGTACGGACTTAAAGGGGACGCCATTCCGGTTTCCGGACGGCTTATGGCCCTGGCAGATGTCTATGACGCCCTGATTTCCAAACGGATATACAAGGAAGCCTTTAGCCATGAGCAGGCCCGTGACATTTTGTTGGAAGGCAGGGGCAGGCATTTTGATCCCGATGTGCTCGACGCTTTCGTAGCCTGTGAAGACGAATTTATTCGCATTGCCAATGAATTTTCCGATCACAACTACGCCGAACGCACAGCGGCGCGTGCAGATGACGAACTGGCGATTGCCTGA
- a CDS encoding phosphoglycerate dehydrogenase, producing MNSTNMETARQHALEQTLSGVPARTSNQFFGVGPITDMTADEVDARALRKEFERWLETTYPKRDDKGNVIGHFTAAELGRGMHRGYPADKVLLDMMTEIHRYFDFHASIKIAVGLGGGHSGFTVAALHLVSANKPKQHIFVDTPRPETEIAKQSGFFRQSWGAQLTEMMKYSENGSVERLHFSDDEGAIPSAEAMNDMGIKLFFGVGHETTGATTYTQQEIKNLLAWIDLNPQEHHAVIDATSMLGAMPWDTDVVAQVMSKCCMFTPFQKAIGGVSGYFIFSMTAVAMAMIDDNMKDPSWAIPRQLKIAVPTDPKMPLSSDITTSLGPIYDPANNTMMGGIINTFSTLAFAETTFAVLHNEKQIGDVKTLNARAMENRQFVSDWVDANPLFELGVKNPDSRGAAVTLLKITDADISDPDMHVRVIAESKKMLGYEGLTHPGGDHEKGLDVARYVNAFPGTDGDFRAWIGGIRPVADIKALLENLEYCYHRAKILVLEQELQKDGKTFSQAASGASDKTRRDDPNRAYKVLIADLVGMRFDDQGNPDFSEAKAHVEAREGIFHEGSQKDAGSLEVGKLHFFYEPSLCTQDELLAATGQAQYDAVIAAATFLPAASKFECGGVRMGAGTGNMGSDSWGGGNGSGGSAALMNTPSFNSRTTAQTAIKALLKVMPDLQVEEMHNRVVEGNFDTGKNLVDYPTTKIECKTIAIIGYGNIGREVAKLAKALGMTVIIYAREHHKEWILSEGFGYAQTIKEAASGADVISPHLGLGPLDADSGSFANERLIDAEVLSVMNRGGVVVNYDRGELVCAKSLDDALSSGQISYAAIDADLFKDAETGELSGPMVPYLEIYPKHIGKMELLPHAAADTEHVSRVEAAKQAVDQIYDVIHFKRVVNLKGDLPEGYSDGKSLTVNGVGSVTRKDIAGLSANALQDIRQLTEDLATFWGALEATKDTERRADLIERYASDATKSANQLLSTFAENGLQGPFYE from the coding sequence ATGAATTCAACAAACATGGAAACAGCGCGTCAACACGCGTTGGAGCAAACGCTCAGCGGTGTCCCTGCACGAACAAGTAATCAATTTTTTGGCGTCGGACCGATCACCGATATGACGGCCGATGAAGTAGACGCCCGCGCCCTTCGCAAAGAGTTTGAACGCTGGCTGGAAACCACCTACCCGAAGCGAGACGACAAGGGCAACGTCATTGGTCATTTCACAGCTGCCGAACTTGGCCGTGGTATGCACCGTGGCTACCCGGCCGACAAAGTCCTGCTTGATATGATGACGGAAATTCATCGTTATTTTGATTTTCATGCCAGCATCAAAATTGCCGTGGGCCTTGGTGGCGGTCATAGCGGCTTTACGGTAGCGGCGCTGCATCTTGTCTCGGCCAACAAGCCGAAGCAGCATATTTTTGTTGATACCCCCAGGCCAGAAACCGAGATTGCCAAACAATCAGGCTTCTTTCGCCAGTCCTGGGGCGCGCAACTTACAGAGATGATGAAATATTCAGAAAACGGCTCTGTCGAGCGGCTGCATTTTTCTGATGACGAAGGGGCCATCCCGTCTGCCGAAGCCATGAACGATATGGGCATTAAGCTGTTCTTCGGGGTCGGCCATGAAACAACCGGGGCGACCACCTATACCCAGCAGGAAATCAAAAATCTGCTCGCCTGGATCGATTTAAATCCGCAGGAACATCACGCCGTTATCGATGCCACATCGATGTTGGGGGCGATGCCCTGGGACACGGATGTGGTGGCGCAGGTGATGAGCAAGTGTTGCATGTTCACACCGTTTCAAAAGGCCATTGGCGGGGTTTCCGGGTACTTCATTTTTTCCATGACCGCCGTCGCCATGGCGATGATTGACGACAACATGAAAGACCCGTCCTGGGCGATCCCCAGGCAGCTTAAAATTGCCGTTCCGACGGATCCGAAAATGCCCCTGAGCAGTGACATCACAACAAGTCTTGGTCCGATCTATGATCCCGCCAACAACACCATGATGGGCGGTATTATCAATACCTTCAGCACCCTGGCGTTTGCTGAAACCACATTTGCCGTCCTGCATAACGAAAAGCAGATCGGCGACGTCAAAACCCTTAACGCGCGGGCCATGGAAAACAGGCAGTTTGTCTCTGACTGGGTCGATGCAAACCCGCTTTTTGAACTGGGCGTCAAAAACCCGGACTCACGCGGCGCTGCCGTCACCCTTCTGAAAATCACCGACGCCGATATCAGTGACCCGGATATGCATGTGCGCGTTATTGCCGAAAGCAAGAAGATGCTCGGCTATGAAGGGTTGACGCACCCGGGCGGCGACCATGAAAAAGGTCTTGATGTCGCCCGTTATGTCAATGCCTTCCCCGGCACCGACGGTGATTTCCGGGCCTGGATCGGTGGCATTCGCCCGGTTGCCGATATAAAGGCGCTATTGGAAAATCTGGAATATTGTTATCACCGGGCAAAAATTCTGGTCCTCGAACAGGAACTGCAAAAAGACGGCAAGACATTCTCCCAGGCGGCTTCCGGCGCATCTGATAAAACCCGCCGTGATGACCCGAACCGCGCTTATAAAGTCCTTATCGCCGACTTGGTCGGGATGCGCTTTGATGATCAGGGCAATCCGGATTTCAGCGAGGCAAAAGCCCATGTTGAAGCCCGCGAGGGCATCTTTCATGAAGGCTCGCAAAAGGACGCCGGCAGTCTTGAGGTCGGCAAGCTGCATTTCTTCTACGAGCCGTCCCTCTGCACCCAGGACGAGCTGCTCGCTGCGACAGGTCAGGCCCAGTATGACGCCGTCATTGCCGCTGCAACCTTCCTTCCGGCTGCCTCGAAGTTTGAATGTGGCGGTGTCCGCATGGGCGCTGGCACCGGTAATATGGGTTCGGACAGCTGGGGTGGCGGAAATGGCTCGGGTGGATCTGCCGCGCTCATGAACACGCCGAGTTTTAACTCGCGGACAACGGCGCAAACGGCAATCAAGGCGCTGCTTAAGGTGATGCCTGACTTGCAGGTTGAAGAAATGCACAACCGGGTTGTTGAAGGCAATTTCGACACCGGCAAGAACCTGGTCGACTATCCCACCACCAAGATCGAATGCAAAACCATCGCTATTATCGGTTATGGCAACATTGGCCGCGAAGTGGCGAAGCTGGCCAAGGCCCTGGGCATGACGGTGATCATCTACGCCCGCGAGCACCATAAAGAATGGATTTTGTCGGAAGGTTTTGGCTACGCCCAAACCATCAAGGAAGCGGCGAGCGGCGCCGATGTTATCAGCCCGCATCTGGGTTTGGGGCCGCTTGACGCCGACAGCGGCTCTTTCGCCAATGAAAGATTGATTGATGCCGAGGTTTTATCGGTTATGAACCGGGGCGGCGTGGTTGTGAACTACGACCGCGGCGAACTGGTCTGTGCAAAATCCCTTGATGACGCCCTCAGCAGTGGCCAGATCAGTTACGCCGCCATCGATGCCGATTTGTTCAAGGATGCCGAAACGGGCGAGCTTTCAGGACCGATGGTGCCTTATCTGGAAATCTACCCGAAGCATATTGGTAAAATGGAACTGCTGCCCCACGCGGCCGCCGATACCGAACACGTCTCGCGGGTTGAAGCGGCGAAACAGGCCGTTGACCAGATTTATGACGTCATCCATTTCAAACGCGTCGTTAATCTGAAAGGCGACCTGCCGGAAGGTTACAGCGATGGTAAGTCGCTGACCGTTAACGGCGTTGGCAGCGTAACCCGCAAGGACATTGCAGGACTTTCCGCCAACGCGTTGCAGGATATCCGTCAGCTGACGGAAGACCTTGCGACCTTCTGGGGGGCGCTTGAGGCAACCAAAGATACGGAGCGCCGGGCAGACCTGATTGAAAGATACGCCAGCGACGCAACAAAATCCGCCAACCAGCTGTTGTCAACATTCGCCGAAAACGGGCTGCAAGGGCCATTTTATGAGTAA
- a CDS encoding methionyl-tRNA formyltransferase, whose translation MTSKLNLIFMGSPDFSVAALQALIDAGHKIVCVYAQPPRPAGRGHKETPCPVHAFALDHGLQVRTPKSLKDATEQQAFADLKADACIVAAYGLILPKPVLDAPRLGCLNIHASLLPRWRGAAPIQRAIIAGDDKSGVTIMAMDEGLDTGAMLLARETPITSGTTAEDLHDRLAEMGAELIVRALEACDQGTLSATPQSQQGITYAAKLERVEGRMDWRLPAVELERQVRGLNPWPGVWFEHARTRVKVLAASVSNQSGAAGEVLDGSPSIACGEGALTLLRVQKQGRGAMAGEDFLRGFDLPVGTILT comes from the coding sequence ATGACGAGCAAGCTCAACCTGATCTTCATGGGCAGTCCGGATTTTTCCGTCGCCGCCTTGCAGGCGCTTATTGACGCCGGCCATAAAATTGTTTGTGTCTATGCTCAACCACCCAGACCAGCCGGTCGCGGTCATAAGGAGACACCTTGTCCGGTCCATGCTTTCGCCCTTGATCACGGCTTACAGGTGAGGACGCCAAAGTCCCTGAAAGACGCAACAGAGCAGCAGGCCTTCGCAGATTTGAAGGCCGATGCCTGTATCGTTGCCGCTTACGGTCTGATTTTACCAAAGCCCGTACTCGATGCGCCCAGGCTGGGGTGTTTGAATATTCACGCCTCGCTGTTGCCACGCTGGCGCGGCGCGGCGCCTATCCAGCGCGCCATTATTGCCGGTGATGATAAAAGCGGGGTGACCATTATGGCCATGGATGAGGGGCTGGATACGGGTGCCATGCTGCTTGCCCGGGAAACCCCGATCACATCCGGAACAACGGCGGAAGATCTTCATGACCGGCTTGCCGAAATGGGCGCAGAATTAATTGTGCGCGCCCTTGAGGCGTGCGATCAGGGCACCCTCAGCGCGACACCGCAAAGTCAGCAAGGGATCACTTACGCCGCCAAGCTGGAGCGTGTGGAGGGTCGTATGGACTGGCGTTTGCCTGCGGTCGAACTGGAACGTCAGGTGCGCGGCCTTAACCCGTGGCCGGGTGTCTGGTTTGAACATGCCCGAACCCGCGTCAAAGTGTTGGCTGCGTCGGTAAGCAACCAGTCAGGCGCGGCCGGTGAGGTTCTTGACGGCTCGCCCAGTATTGCTTGCGGGGAGGGCGCGTTGACATTGCTGCGGGTGCAAAAACAGGGGCGGGGAGCGATGGCGGGGGAAGATTTCTTACGCGGTTTCGATCTACCTGTCGGGACAATCCTGACTTAG
- a CDS encoding peptide deformylase yields MTVYPIIVAPDPRLKLKSKPVEHVDDEIRTLMDDMLESMHVAHGIGLAAPQIGVQKRVIVVDAAKEEEESSPLRLANPEIIEVSDDDLAHEEGCLSLPEQYSEVIRPDRVRVRYLDHENEIREMDAEGILAVCIQHEIDHLDGILFVDHISALKRNMILRKLMKIKKQEAAG; encoded by the coding sequence ATGACTGTCTATCCGATCATTGTCGCACCTGACCCGCGCCTGAAACTTAAAAGCAAACCCGTCGAGCATGTTGATGACGAGATCCGCACGCTGATGGACGATATGCTTGAAAGTATGCATGTCGCCCATGGCATCGGCCTGGCGGCGCCCCAGATCGGTGTGCAAAAACGTGTTATTGTTGTCGATGCGGCCAAAGAGGAAGAAGAATCCAGCCCCCTGCGCCTGGCCAATCCTGAAATCATCGAAGTCTCTGATGATGATCTGGCCCACGAGGAAGGCTGTCTGTCTTTGCCCGAGCAATATTCCGAAGTCATCCGCCCGGACAGGGTGCGGGTGCGCTATCTGGATCATGAGAATGAAATTCGTGAAATGGACGCCGAAGGCATCCTCGCCGTTTGCATCCAGCACGAAATCGACCACCTGGACGGTATTTTGTTCGTTGATCATATTTCGGCCCTGAAGCGCAACATGATTTTGCGCAAGCTCATGAAAATCAAAAAACAAGAAGCTGCGGGATGA